TTCGATGGGTACGTGCACGCCCTTTTTCTTACGTAAGAAATCGATGCAATTATTCGATGCAATTTTAAACAACCAGGTGCTGAATGCGTATGTTGGCGAGTATTGATGGAGACTTTTAAATGCCTTTCCAAATGCTTCAAGTGTCAGGTCTTCGGCATCGCTGCGGTTATTCACCATTTTAAGCAGCATAAAATAAATGGCGTCTTTGTAGCGGTTTAACAATCGGGCAAAAGCTTTATCGTCGCCAGCTAAGGCTGCTTTTACAAGCTCGTAGTCCTGCCGAGCTTTTTCCGATAGTATTACCCCCTGTTTTTCCATTTGTGATTTTGACTTTGCCGATTAAAGCTCCATCTGAAAAAAAGTTTATAAAAAGGCATTATAACACTGAACACTAACGAAGTTATGAATAATTTACGTTCATTCAAACGTTTCTGCAATATTTTTATGATAACCATGAAAACCAACAACTTAACTACCACTAAGATTGCAATAATAGGCCACAACTTGAATGTAACCAATAAAACAAGTGCAACAAAAAGAGGATATAAGACCTGAGTTAACCTGTCGAGAAGCAATACAAACTGCTTCCATTTACTCAGATGTTTTTCAATACGAATACTTTTACGAACCAAATCCTTGAATTCTGAATGACCAACAGCAACCTGTTTTGTAAGAATGCTTTTGTCATTAAAACAGAACTCGACATTCATTTTTCGGATAAAACGGTTAATTACCAGTTCGAGGTTTGCATAAGGCTCCTGCACCTTACTACCCAACCCTCCCAGTTTAAAGTATTCCGCCTTTTTGAAAACAACATTTTCCTCGTTATAAACAAACGCTAATCCGTTAATTGAGTACGATGCACTTCTTACCTGCTGAAAGAAATTTTCGATACGGTAAAATTTATTAAACCGGTTTTTGCTTGTACTAATAGTAGTGTAAGCCACTTTTACCAAAACCGGATCGGCCGCTTTTTTATCTATTTCATCCAACCAGTCCTGCGACGGATTTTGTGCACTTACCGGGTATACCATTACCCAATCCTTTTCGGCCGACTTTAATGCAATGTTTTGCGATAATTTTTCGGAATAACGTGTTTCCTGGCTTAGCGAAGAAAGCTTCATTCGTTGGTAGCGCTGTTTCAGCACCCCCAATACCGACAAGGTATTGTCTTGCGAAAAATCATCAACTACCACAACTTCCATATCCGGATTTTCCAAATTCAGTAAATTCGGCAAAGTTTCGCGACAATTTTCTTCTTCGTTTCGCACTACCATTAATACCGATAGTGGTGTTTTTTCTGTAGCAACCTTTTTTTCACTGGTTCTAATAAGCACCCTCAGCGGGAAAAAAAGCAAATACAAAAGCCGTAACAGCCACAATAAAGCGACTACCACAAACACCACCAACTGCGTAGATGTTAAGGTATTAAAAGTATCCAACAACTCCCGGATCATAAAGAGAAGAAAATTCGGTATTAAAAACTAAGCAATAGTAGCAAAATTACCGGTACCATTTTGTTTCAAAAGTTCGAAATTGTTTACAGTAATTAGTTTTTATTAACAGGCTCAAGACGGTTTAAAACAAGTTCAATTCGGGTGAAATAGCTATATTTGCCACGCAATTTTACACAAATGCAATTCGAACTACAGAAAACAGCAGATAACTCGCGTGCCCGTTCCGGTGTAATTACCACCGACCACGGCACAATTGAAACACCAATATTTATGCCGGTTGGAACAGCCGGATCGGTGAAAGGAATCCACACCCGCGATATAAAAGAGGACATTAATGCCCAAATCATTCTAGGGAATACCTACCATTTGTATTTACGTCCCGGAATTGATGTGATTGAAAAAGCAGGTGGCCTGCACAAATTCAATCGTTGGGACGGTCCGATTTTAACCGACAGCGGAGGGTTTCAGGTTTTTTCCCTTGGCGATATTCGCAAACTCAGCGAAGAGGGAGCACGTTTTCAGTCGCATATCGATGGATCATACCACATGTTCACTCCTGAAAATGTGATGGATATTCAGCGCACTATTGGCGCTGATATTATTATGGCGTTTGATGAGTGCACACCGGGCGATGCCGATTACGCTTACGCTAAACGATCGCTGGAACTGACGCAACGCTGGCTGGAGCGCTGTTTTAAACAGTTTAACAGTACCGAGCCAAAATATGGCTATTCGCAAACCTTGTTTCCTATTGTACAAGGAAATACATTTACCGATTTGCGAAAAGCTGCCGTGAACAACGTAAAAACGTTTGATGCCGATGGTTATGCAATCGGGGGTTTGTCGGTTGGCGAAACTGAGCAGGAAATGTACGAAATGACGGAAGTTTGCACTGCCGACCTTCCTGAAAACAAACCGCGCTATTTGATGGGTGTTGGAACACCTGTAAATATTCTGGAAGGCATTCACCGGGGAATTGACATGTTTGATTGTGTAATGCCCACCCGAAACGGCCGCAACGGAATGTTGTTTACCAGCGAAGGCATTATTAATATCCGCAATAAAAAATGGGAAAACGATCACGCTCCCATCGATGAAAACGGAACATCGTTTGTCGACCAGTATTCAAAAGCTTATCTTCGTCACCTTATAATTTCGAACGAAATGCTTGGCGCGCAAATTGCGAGTCAGCATAACCTGGCATTTTACCTGTGGCTGGTAAAAACAGCCCGCCAAAAAATACAAAACGGCGATTTTGTAAGCTGGAAAAACGAGATGGTATTAAAACTAAAAGAAAGACTGTAGAAAAACATGAAGTGGTATAAAACAATAGATTTTTACATTTCGAAAAAGTTCCTGGGAACTTTCTTTTATGCCATTGGTCTGATTTTAAGCATCGCCATTGTTTTCGATATTTCTGAAAACCTCGACGAATTCCTTTCGAAAGACATTCCTATGAAGGATATTGTTTTTGACTATTACATGAACTTTATCCCCTATTTTGCCAACCTGTTCAGTCCGCTGTTTACATTTATCGCGGTAATTTATTTTACCTCGAAAATGACTTATAACACCGAGATTATTGCCATTTTAAGCAACGGTGTCTCCTATCGTCGTTTAATGCGGCCATACCTGGTTTCGGCCCTTGTAATTGCACTGTTTTCGTTTATGCTGGGCAACTACGTTATTCCGCCTGCCAATAAAACCATGAATGATTTCAGGCACAATTATATCAGGAGCAAATCGGTTGGTACCGAACGAAATATTCACCGACAAATTGAACCCGGCACCTACATTTATATGCAAAGTTTTAACGCCAACAATGTAGGAATGCGTTTTACGCTGGAGCGTTTTGAGGACTCGAAACTAAAGGAAAAGCTCTCCGCGCAAAACATTCGCTGGGACAAAGAAACAGGCAAGTGGGTAATAAATTCGTATTGGAAACGGAATATTTTTGAAGATCATGAAACCTTCGAAAAAGGTTACCGAATGGACACCACACTAAATATGGTACCGGGCGATTTTCAACGCCTAAGCAACGAAATGGAAACCTATACCACACCGGCACTTCTAAAAGAAATTAAATTGATGAAGATGCGTGGTGTAAACACTATTGAATGGGAAATTGAAAAACATAAACGCATCGCTAATCCGTTTGCTGCTTTTATTTTAACACTAATTGGCGCCGGTCTTGCATCGCGAAAAGTAAAAGGAGGACTGGGGCTGCACATTGGACTTGGGCTGCTACTGGCTTTCTCCTACATCCTGTTTATGCAAATTTCAACCGTATTTGCCATAAGTGGCACTGTACCAATCATTTTGGCTATATGGCTACCGAATCTGATATATGCCATGCTCGCATTATTTGTTTATCGTTGGGCTGCCCGTTAAAATTCAGGAATTAAGTTTCGATCACCTCAGACCATGAAATATGTTGCTATAACCAACAATTTTTCAAACATACAATACTATAATTCGAAGACTTTGAATCTATGTTGGTTAATTTCCGTAGTACAGGAATACATTAGCCCACGGCAATTAAAAAAAATTATAATTTTGCCCACGCTAAATAAAAATAACACCGGTCTGCTACCGGGAAATTTATAACTAAAAAAATACTTTATGTCACTAAGAAGTAACGTACTCGATCTTCGTAAAAGAAAGAAAGAAGTACAAAAAGGTGGTGGAGATAAAGCCATTGAGAAACAAGTAAAAATGGGTAAGCTCACAGCCCGTGAACGTATCCTGGCCTTGTTAGATAAAAACTCATTTCACGAATACGATTTATTTGTAGAGCACGCCGCCAAAGATTTTGGCATGGAAGGTAAAACCTTACATGGCGACGGTGTTATTATCGGTACCGGTACCATCTACGATAAACCAGTTTGTATTTTTGCGCAAGACTTTACTGTTGCCGGTGGTTCTTTGGGTTTAATGCACGCCCGTAAAATCACGAAGATTATGGACCATGCGCTAAAAATGCGTGTTCCACTAATTGGTATCAACGACTCGGGTGGTGCGCGTATCCAGGAAGGCGTTAACTCGCTGGCCGGTTACGGTGAGATTTTCTTCCGTAACACACTGGCATCAGGTGTAATTCCTCAAATCTCAGTTATTCTTGGCCCATGTGCCGGTGGTGCGGTTTATTCACCTGCACTTACCGACTTTGTTTTTGTGGTAGAAAACATTTCAAAAATGTTCATCACCGGACCATCGGTGGTTAAATCAGTTTTGGGAGAAGAAGTTTCGATGGAAGAACTAGGCGGTGCAAAAGTACATGCCGAAGTTACCGGAAATGCTCATTTCTATGCGGAAACTGAAATGGAATGTTTTGAGCAGATAAAAACACTAATCAGCTTTATTCCACGTAGTAACCTGAAAAAAGCGTTACCACATAAACCTAAAGCTCCGTTAAAAGGAGTTAAGATTGAAGATATTGTTCCTGCAGATCCAAGAATTCCTTACGATATGCGCGATGTACTAAAAAGCATCACCGATGGTTCAGAATTCTTCGAGGTTATGGAGCGTTTTGCACCAAACATCATCGTTGGTTTTGGCCGCATGAATGGCGAAACAGTTGGTTTTGTGGCCAACCAGCCAATGGTACTGGCAGGAGTGCTTGATATTGACAGTTCGGACAAAGCAGCTCGTTTTATCCGTTATTGCGACGCTTTCAATATTCCGATTATTACTATGGAAGACCTGCCAGGTTACCTGCCAGGTGTAGACCAGGAACATGCCGGAGTAATTCGTCACGGTGCAAAAATTCTTTATGCATACAGCGAAGCTACCGTACCAAAAGTAACTGTTATTCTGCGTAAAGCTTATGGTGGTGGTTACATTGCCATGAACTCGCGTCACTTACGTGCCGACTTTGTTTTTGCATGGCCAACAGCCGAAATTGCAGTTATGGGACCGGAAGGTGCTGCCAACATTGTATTCCGTAAAGAAATTGCTGAAGCCGAGAATCCGGATGAAATGCGCCAACAAAAAATTGAGGAGTACAAAGAGAAGTTTGCCAATCCTTATGTTGCTGCTGCACAGGGCTATATCGACGAAGTAATCGAGCCTAGTGAAACACGTTCGCGCATTTTACACGCCTTGCAGGTTTCTGAAAACAAGAGTGCTTCGATGCCAACTAAGAAACATGGAATTCCTCCGTTTTAAACCACTAAAAGAATTGCATTATGGCAGAAGAAAAAGAGCTTAAAAACCTTGTTATTCAAGGAGCTGTTTACAAAACAACTTTTACCAAAAGGTTTGAGAACAGGGTTAAATATGTAACCCCGGATCCGAATGAACTCTATTCATTCATTCCGGGAACAATCATCGATATTTTTATAAAAACAAAACAAAAGGTGAAAGAAGGAGAAACACTTTTATTGC
This is a stretch of genomic DNA from uncultured Draconibacterium sp.. It encodes these proteins:
- a CDS encoding sigma-70 family RNA polymerase sigma factor; translated protein: MEKQGVILSEKARQDYELVKAALAGDDKAFARLLNRYKDAIYFMLLKMVNNRSDAEDLTLEAFGKAFKSLHQYSPTYAFSTWLFKIASNNCIDFLRKKKGVHVPIENNGQDDNSETIKLRSKDPDPEEKLIRQQKAILLRRVVRKLKPRYQILVELRYFREFSYEEIAKELDLPLGTVKAQLFRAREMLFKMIESTEIGRKD
- a CDS encoding glycosyltransferase encodes the protein MIRELLDTFNTLTSTQLVVFVVVALLWLLRLLYLLFFPLRVLIRTSEKKVATEKTPLSVLMVVRNEEENCRETLPNLLNLENPDMEVVVVDDFSQDNTLSVLGVLKQRYQRMKLSSLSQETRYSEKLSQNIALKSAEKDWVMVYPVSAQNPSQDWLDEIDKKAADPVLVKVAYTTISTSKNRFNKFYRIENFFQQVRSASYSINGLAFVYNEENVVFKKAEYFKLGGLGSKVQEPYANLELVINRFIRKMNVEFCFNDKSILTKQVAVGHSEFKDLVRKSIRIEKHLSKWKQFVLLLDRLTQVLYPLFVALVLLVTFKLWPIIAILVVVKLLVFMVIIKILQKRLNERKLFITSLVFSVIMPFYKLFFRWSFNRQSQNHKWKNRG
- the tgt gene encoding tRNA guanosine(34) transglycosylase Tgt, which codes for MQFELQKTADNSRARSGVITTDHGTIETPIFMPVGTAGSVKGIHTRDIKEDINAQIILGNTYHLYLRPGIDVIEKAGGLHKFNRWDGPILTDSGGFQVFSLGDIRKLSEEGARFQSHIDGSYHMFTPENVMDIQRTIGADIIMAFDECTPGDADYAYAKRSLELTQRWLERCFKQFNSTEPKYGYSQTLFPIVQGNTFTDLRKAAVNNVKTFDADGYAIGGLSVGETEQEMYEMTEVCTADLPENKPRYLMGVGTPVNILEGIHRGIDMFDCVMPTRNGRNGMLFTSEGIINIRNKKWENDHAPIDENGTSFVDQYSKAYLRHLIISNEMLGAQIASQHNLAFYLWLVKTARQKIQNGDFVSWKNEMVLKLKERL
- a CDS encoding LptF/LptG family permease, with translation MKWYKTIDFYISKKFLGTFFYAIGLILSIAIVFDISENLDEFLSKDIPMKDIVFDYYMNFIPYFANLFSPLFTFIAVIYFTSKMTYNTEIIAILSNGVSYRRLMRPYLVSALVIALFSFMLGNYVIPPANKTMNDFRHNYIRSKSVGTERNIHRQIEPGTYIYMQSFNANNVGMRFTLERFEDSKLKEKLSAQNIRWDKETGKWVINSYWKRNIFEDHETFEKGYRMDTTLNMVPGDFQRLSNEMETYTTPALLKEIKLMKMRGVNTIEWEIEKHKRIANPFAAFILTLIGAGLASRKVKGGLGLHIGLGLLLAFSYILFMQISTVFAISGTVPIILAIWLPNLIYAMLALFVYRWAAR
- a CDS encoding acyl-CoA carboxylase subunit beta, with product MSLRSNVLDLRKRKKEVQKGGGDKAIEKQVKMGKLTARERILALLDKNSFHEYDLFVEHAAKDFGMEGKTLHGDGVIIGTGTIYDKPVCIFAQDFTVAGGSLGLMHARKITKIMDHALKMRVPLIGINDSGGARIQEGVNSLAGYGEIFFRNTLASGVIPQISVILGPCAGGAVYSPALTDFVFVVENISKMFITGPSVVKSVLGEEVSMEELGGAKVHAEVTGNAHFYAETEMECFEQIKTLISFIPRSNLKKALPHKPKAPLKGVKIEDIVPADPRIPYDMRDVLKSITDGSEFFEVMERFAPNIIVGFGRMNGETVGFVANQPMVLAGVLDIDSSDKAARFIRYCDAFNIPIITMEDLPGYLPGVDQEHAGVIRHGAKILYAYSEATVPKVTVILRKAYGGGYIAMNSRHLRADFVFAWPTAEIAVMGPEGAANIVFRKEIAEAENPDEMRQQKIEEYKEKFANPYVAAAQGYIDEVIEPSETRSRILHALQVSENKSASMPTKKHGIPPF
- a CDS encoding biotin/lipoyl-containing protein, encoding MAEEKELKNLVIQGAVYKTTFTKRFENRVKYVTPDPNELYSFIPGTIIDIFIKTKQKVKEGETLLLLEAMKMENQVRMPFDGEIVKIHVKKGEVIPNRHLMIEIKPTK